One genomic region from Prunus persica cultivar Lovell chromosome G3, Prunus_persica_NCBIv2, whole genome shotgun sequence encodes:
- the LOC18782271 gene encoding lysM domain receptor-like kinase 3 produces MKLEWTPMPILLYLILLPISFSTAYSPAPMNCTDTTRLCTSFLAFKPEANETLSVIQSMFDVLPEDVTVEGGDGRGYVFIKKNCSCADGIKKYLTNTTFTVKSGDGYVYDMVMEAYGGLTFLPNTTRRARYGAVVSLRLLCGCSSGLWNYLMSYVMRDGDSIESLASRFGVSMDSIEKVNGIDDPDNVTVGAVYYIPLNSVPGEPYPLESIPLAPVPSPPIDSSSANQVDHKAHVPYLWIVGSLGIILVVIVLGILLYVCLRSSKCLTEERRGHSKDPDGQIRFHILGKPSFCCGSGRYMCCTSADWKQTNGDSNNQQITIPKALGSHVLDMEKPVVFTYEEISSSADGFSDSRLLGHGTYGSVYYGLLREQEVAIKRMTATKTKEFLAEIKVLCKVHHTNLVELIGYAASDDELFLIYEYAQKGSLKSHLHDPQNKGHTSLSWIMRVQIALDAARGLEYIHEHTKTHYVHRDIKTSNILLDGTFRAKISDFGLAKIFGKTSEGEATVTKVVGTYGYLAPEYLSDGRATTKSDIYAFGVVLFELISGKEAVIRTEGTATKNSERRSLVSIMQTALRSAPDSMSMSSLKDYIDPNMMDLYPHDCLFKVAMIAKQCVDDDPILRPDMKGIVISLSQILLSSVEWEATLAGSSQVFSGLVQGR; encoded by the exons ATGAAGCTTGAATGGACCCCTATGCCAATCCTGCTTTACCTTATTCTCCTCCCAATTAGCTTTTCCACGGCTTATTCCCCAGCACCCATGAACTGTACGGACACTACTCGCTTGTGCACATCTTTTTTAGCATTTAAGCCCGAAGCCAATGAGACCCTTTCGGTGATTCAGAGCATGTTCGATGTGTTACCTGAAGACGTGACGGTGGAAGGCGGTGATGGGCGGGGCTATgtgtttataaaaaagaacTGTTCTTGTGCTGATGGGATCAAGAAGTACTTGACCAACACAACGTTTACTGTGAAATCAGGAGATGGGTATGTTTATGACATGGTTATGGAGGCCTATGGTGGGCTGACTTTTTTGCCCAACACGACTAGGCGGGCCAGATACGGCGCCGTTGTGTCGTTGAGGCTGCTCTGTGGGTGTTCAAGTGGGTTGTGGAACTATTTGATGAGTTATGTGATGAGGGATGGAGATAGCATTGAATCTTTGGCTAGCCGGTTCGGGGTTAGTATGGATAGCATTGAGAAAGTTAATGGGATTGATGACCCTGATAATGTGACTGTCGGTGCTGTATATTACATACCTTTGAATTCAG TTCCTGGTGAGCCTTATCCTTTGGAGAGTATTCCTCTTGCTCCTGTTCCTTCTCCACCCATTGACAGTTCTTCAG CAAATCAAGTGGATCATAAGGCGCATGTGCCATATTTATGGATTGTAGGGAGTTTAGGTATCATTCTTGTTGTGATAGTATTAGGCATACTTTTATATGTTTGCCTAAGGTCATCAAAGTGCTTAACTGAAGAACGAAGAGGTCACTCAAAAGATCCTGATGGCCAGATTAGGTTTCATATTCTTGGGAAGCCAAGTTTCTGTTGTGGTTCAGGAAGGTACATGTGTTGCACGTCTGCAGATTGGAAGCAAACCAATGGGGATTCTAACAACCAGCAGATAACTATTCCCAAAG CTCTCGGCAGTCATGTACTTGACATGGAGAAGCCTGTGGTTTTCACATATGAAGAAATTTCTTCCTCAGCAGACGGATTCTCTGATTCACGTCTTCTGGGGCATGGAACATATGGTTCTGTGTATTATGGCCTCCTCCGCGAGCAG gAAGTTGCAATTAAAAGAATGACTGCTACAAAAACTAAAGAGTTTCTGGCAGAAATAAAAGTTTTGTGCAAGGTTCATCATACAAATCTG GTAGAATTGATTGGTTATGCTGCAAGTGATGATGAGCTCTTCCTTATATATGAATATGCCCAAAAAGGTTCACTTAAAAGTCATTTGCATGATCCTCAGAACAAGG GTCATACATCACTTTCCTGGATCATGAGGGTCCAGATTGCTCTTGATGCTGCTAGAGGTCTTGAGTACATCCATGAGCACACTAAAACTCATTATGTCCACCGCGACATCAAGACAAGCAACATCTTGCTTGATGGTACCTTCAGGGCAAAG atttcagattttgggttGGCAAAAATTTTTGGTAAAACAAGTGAGGGAGAAGCTACGGTAACCAAAGTTGTTGGTACATATGGTTATCTGGCTCCAGA ATACTTGAGTGATGGCCGTGCTACTACCAAAAGTGATATTTATGCTTTTGGAGTTGTTCTTTTTGAGCTTATATCAGGAAAGGAGGCTGTTATACGAACTGAAGGCACAGCtacaaaaaattctgaaagaCGTTCACTGGTATCTATT ATGCAAACAGCTCTTAGGAGTGCTCCGGACTCCATGAGTATGTCAAGCTTGAAAGATTACATTGATCCAAATATGATGGACTTGTACCCCCATGATTGTCTATTCAAG GTGGCCATGATAGCGAAGCAATGTGTAGATGATGACCCCATCCTACGGCCTGACATGAAAGGAATCGTGATTTCCCTGTCACAGATCCTCCTATCTTCAGTGGAGTGGGAAGCCACTCTTGCAGGGAGCAGCCAGGTATTCAGTGGCCTTGTTCAGGGAAGATAG
- the LOC18784263 gene encoding clavaminate synthase-like protein At3g21360, with protein sequence MAGSFVEIQIPQQKLYSGIQFPVVITPSPAASFTLSAFTKTIQAQKPYLEAQLRKSGAVLFRGFPVNSASDFNDVVEASGFEEFPYVGGAAPRTNVVGRVFTANESPPDQKIPFHHEMAQVPEYPAKLFFFCEVEPGSGGETPIVLSHIVYERMKERYPEFVDKLEEHGLIYNRVLGEDDDPSSPIGRGWKSTFLTKDKSIAEERAAKLGMKLEWLEDGVKSIMGPIPAIKYESTRRRKIWFNSMVAAYTGWEDARNDPVKAVTFGDGSPLPAETIYDCLKVLEEESVAIPWRKGDVLLLDNLAVLHSRKSFSPPRRVLASLCK encoded by the exons ATGGCGGGTAGTTTTGTGGAAATCCAAATCCCGCAGCAAAAGCTCTACAGCGGAATTCAATTCCCGGTAGTCATAACTCCGAGCCCCGCAGCTTCCTTCACTCTCTCTGCTTTCACCAAAACCATCCAAGCCCAGAAACCCTATCTGGAGGCCCAGCTCCGAAAATCAGGGGCCGTGCTCTTTAGGGGCTTTCCTGTCAATTCAGCCTCGGACTTCAACGACGTCGTCGAGGCTTCCGGCTTCGAGGAGTTTCCTTACGTCGGCGGAGCCGCTCCCCGGACTAACGTCGTGGGTCGGGTTTTTACCGCCAACGAGTCCCCGCCAGACCAGAAGATTCCATTTCACCACGAAATGGCTCAG GTGCCTGAGTACCCAGCGAAGTTGTTCTTCTTCTGTGAAGTGGAGCCTGGAAGTGGGGGAGAAACTCCCATTGTTCTGAGCCACATTGTGTACGAGAGGATGAAAGAGAGGTACCCAGAATTTGTTGACAAATTGGAGGAGCATGGTTTGATATATAACCGGGTTTTAGGCGAAGACGACGATCCTTCTTCTCCAATTGGCCGTGGCTGGAAGTCCACCTTCTTGACCAAAGACAAGAGCATAGCTGAGGAAAG GGCTGCTAAGCTGGGCATGAAGTTGGAATGGTTGGAGGATGGAGTGAAATCTATCATGGGGCCAATCCCAGCCATTAAATATGAAAGCACAAGGCGGCGGAAGATTTGGTTCAATAGCATGGTAGCCGCATATACAGGGTGGGAAGATGCAAGAAATGACCCTGTGAAGGCTGTCACCTTTGGAGATGGCAGCCCATTGCCCGCGGAAACCATCTACGACTGCCTGAAAGTTCTTGAAGAGGAAAGTGTTGCCATCCCTTGGCGCAAAGGCGATGTTTTACTGCTGGATAACTTGGCTGTCCTTCACTCCCGGAAATCGTTCAGTCCACCTCGCAGAGTCCTAGCTTCACTCTGCAAGTAG
- the LOC18782346 gene encoding uncharacterized protein LOC18782346, with amino-acid sequence MPMNEEKARSVRKALRDVANNYGGGRFSKSSATAKKNGRFSKSSATSKKKDKEPHKLRVEEDEGKDQNEETLDRLLLLQSDLSALVHQIDELVVQAFKCKGTETKEVESFTNFLSEILSSMKPWVPRLQKSLSTPVESTVNEVESVEVESPLGSLISPSPLVSWRADCTIERGRHLFKLTPLPISKSLSSKPPIPSKSSVFERISSGTSDRIPFFHATFGDANDDLLEFVATKQTPSKPSGPVGIEPGSNIEFGFVSPPMFSKQRGSMVVNVVTPCLKTSPPKSCVLLEPISESSPKGHRRVHKSTPFPVGFTNCSESSGSEVSEDLAFRYPELLALQQAYKSGPRKKHVEASPEWCMSPPRTCVLLNPPDVESSDNADFQLPQTSHLLDKQMNLYVSKGNDGQGGIHQVKASCLQETVGGRLALIGSTPIWKEAESVVRTGKRPGENTLKRELWTKFEAASSNELLFNDCVTHKGFLDRLDEVS; translated from the exons atgccgATGAACGAAGAGAAAGCGAGGTCAGTGAGGAAGGCGCTGAGGGACGTAGCGAACAACTATGGCGGTGGAAGGTTCTCGAAATCTTCTGCCACCGCGAAGAAGAACGGAAGGTTCTCGAAATCTTCTGCCACCTCGAAGAAGAAAGACAAGGAACCACACAAGCTTAGGGtcgaagaagatgagggaAAGGATCAAAACGAAGAAACTCTGGATCGGCTCTTGCTCCTTCAGTCCGATCTCTCTGCCCTCGTTCATCAG ATTGATGAATTAGTTGTGCAAGCATTTAAATGCAAAGGAACAGAAACCAAAGAAGTTGAATCCTTCACAAACTTCTTGTCTGAGATACTTTCCTCTATGAAG CCATGGGTTCCCAGGCTTCAGAAGTCACTCTCCACTCCTGTGGAGTCTACTGTAAATGAAGTTGAAAGTGTAGAGGTTGAGAGTCCACTAGGCTCCCTTATCTCACCTTCTCCCCTTGTGTCTTGGCGTGCCGACTGCACTATCGAAAGAGGGAGACATCTGTTTAAACTTACCCCTCTTCCCATATCAAAGTCTCTGTCTTCCAAACCCCCAATCCCTTCTAAATCATCAGTCTTTGAGAGAATTTCTTCTGGTACTTCTGATAGGATACCCTTTTTTCATGCTACTTTTGGAGATGCAAATGATGATTTGCTTGAATTTGTGGCAACAAAGCAAACTCCAAGTAAGCCTTCTGGACCagttggtattgagccaggaAGCAATATtgagtttggttttgtttctcCGCCTATGTTTTCGAAACAAAGGGGTTCCATGGTCGTGAATGTGGTGACTCCATGCCTAAAAACGTCTCCTCCTAAATCTTGTGTTTTGCTTGAACCCATTTCAGAGTCCTCTCCTAAGGGCCATCGCAGGGTTCATAAGTCTACCCCGTTTCCTGTCGGATTCACAAATTGCAGTGAATCCTCTGGTAGTGAAGTTTCTGAGGATCTTGCTTTCAGGTATCCAGAGCTGTTGGCGCTACAACAGGCTTATAAATCGGGACCTAGAAAGAAACATGTAGAAGCGTCACCAGAATGGTGTATGTCACCTCCCAGAACTTGTGTTCTACTAAATCCACCTGATGTAGAGTCTTCAGACAATGCTGATTTCCAATTGCCACAAACCAGTCATCTTCTAGATAAGCAAATGAATTTGTATGTATCAAAAGGAAATGATGGACAAGGAGGCATTCATCAAGTCAAAGCATCTTGTCTTCAAG AAACCGTAGGGGGCAGGCTTGCACTGATAGGAAGCACCCCGATCTGGAAAGAAGCTGAAAGTGTTGTTCGAACGGGCAAGCGTCCTGGTGAGAATACCTTAAAGAGGGAGTTGTGGACAAAGTTTGAAGCAGCTTCTTCAAATGAGCTTCTGTTTAATGACTGCGTAACTCATAAAGGATTTCTTGATCGATTGGATGAGGTTTCTTGA